A segment of the Myxococcus guangdongensis genome:
TCTGGGCATGGCTCACGCCCGAGGGCTTCCCGGCGGCGGCGAACTCCAGGTCGGCCTGGTGGAACTTGATGAGGTTGCCCATGAAGGCCCCGGCCATCCACGGGTTCGTCCCCGTGGCGTTGAACCCGGCGTTGTTGTCCATCTTGGTCATCGTCCAGTAGCCCGTGCCCTGGGCGGCGTCGTTCACACCGAGGACGGTGTTCGAGACGGTGTTGGTCGCCGGGTCGTAGCCCACGTGGTTGCTCGGGGTCCGGAACCACTCGATGAGGTAGGCGGCCAGGTTGCCCGCCACGTCCTTGTGGTACGTCGCGTCCCCCGTCACGCGCACGTACTCGTTCATCACGTAGAGCGGCCAGCCATAGTCACGCTCGGCCTCGCGGTGCCGGTCCGTGAACTTGAATGGACGCTTGAAGAAGTGCGGGGAGACGAACTTCCACCACTGGGCAATCTCCGTGAGCACGTCGAGCGAGCGCTTGTCACCCGTGAGCAGGTAGAGGTTGCTCAGGCCGCTGACGTGCGCGTGGCCCCAGTGCAGGTTGCGCACCTGATGGTCGATGTTCTCGTGGTTGATGGCGTGCACCTCACCCGCGGGCTGCGGCGTGTTGCCCGTGGACCAGTAGCCCGCCCGTGGACCGTGAGACACATCGATGTCCATGAAGTGGCGCGTGCTGATTTCTCCGAGCTGGAACCAGCGAGCGTCCCCACTTCGCAGGAACTGCGTGAGGAAGTTGTTCGCGCCGACATGGGTGTCATTGTAGAAGCTGGGGACGTACACCCCGTTCGTCTGAAGGGCCCAGCCTGCGCGAAGCCGGTCGCCGTAGTCGCGCCAGCCGAACATCGTGGCGTTGCCGTCGGACTGCTCGATGCTCCGCTCGTAGATGTCTCGCATCAGGACGTTGTCGTAGCCCTTGTTGCTGCTGAGCTGCGGAGTCGGCGTCAGGTCTCCGAACACGCCGGATGCGGTGTACCAGGCCGGGGTGGCGGTCAACTCCAGGCGGTGGCGTTGATAGCTGTCATTGGCGGCGTGAAGGGCGCTGGTGGTGGGGAGGGCGGTGCTCGAGGCCAGTCGCAGTTGGTAGGTCTTCGCGCCGCCCTGCCGCGCGAAGTACAGGCTCTGGGCGCGGTGGTAGCGGGTGCCTGACAGCGCGGGCTGGGAGGTCTCGGCGGAGCCGCCTCGCGCCGGGAAGAGGGAGGCCGTCAGGGTGTTGCCATTGACGCTCAGCTCGCCGGGGAACTGCTGCCAGAAGTCCCGGACCATCAGCGCCAGGTGACGGCTGCCGGAATCCAGGGCCACCCAGCCGGCGGCCTTGGCGCCCGTGCCCACGCCGCTGTAGTTGAACGTGTGGCCCAGGTCGACGCCGTTGTCGAAGGTGAACTCACCCTTCTGGAGCAGGGAGTGCTCGCCGGAGACCTTGGCGCCATGGGCGGCGCCGCTCTCACCGCCGAAGCGATAGTCGGCCGCGCTGTCGGAGAGGTAGGTCCAGCGCAGGCCCAGGGCCTTGGCGGCGATGGCGAACGACGTGGGGTTGGTCTGGACATTGGGCTCCAGCCGGTCGTCGATGACGGTGACCTCCAGGTCGACCTTGTCGGAGCCTTGATGGGCGTAATAGCGGACCAGGAACTTGATGAGCTTCGCGCCAGCTGCGTTGGTGAGCGAGCCCTGGGCCTTGATGACCGCGCGCAACGGCCCGGTCTCTTCCACGGTGACGACCGCGTCGGTGGCGGCGCCGGCGGTGTACTCCTGGTTGTCGTAGGCGTTGACCATGAACAGGTCGCCGCCGTTGAAGAGCTGCTCGCCGGCCTCGAACGCGCCGTTGGCGTTGGTGTCGCGCCAGAGCCGGGTGAGGACGCCCTTGTTGTTGACGGCGAACTTCACGAGTCCCGTGTCGACGGTGAGCTCCGTCGATGGCGTGCCGCTGATGGCCACGTTACGCGGTAGGGCGGCGCGGACGACGCCAGGGCCATAGGCGACGCGATAGGCGCGTGCTGCGCCGAGGTCCGCGACGAGGTGCACCAGGGCGACCTTGATGGAGCCATCCGGCCAACGGGAGATGGCGTCGAACTGTGCGGGGACCTCCTGGCTGCCGTCACCGGTCTCCAGGCGCAGCTCCGCGAGGCTGGACAAAGCGCCCTTGGGCAAGGGGACGCCCGTGCGCAGCGGCGCCTTGTCCGAGACAGGGCCCGAGGCGAGGCTCAAGGCGATGTATTGGGTTCCCGCGACCGTCACAGGAGTGAAGCTCCCCTGCACGGTGGTGTCGACATCGAGCGTGGTGGTGCAGGCGGCGGTGCCCGTGCAGCCACCTCCGCTCCATCCGCCGAAGGAGTACCCAGAGTCAGGCATCGCGGTCAGCGTGACGGTGCTGCCCTTCGCGAAGGAGGCCAGACAGGTGCCGCCACAAGAAATCCCCGCGGGGTTGGAGGTGATGGTTCCCGAGCCCAGACGCGTGAGCGTCAACCGGGCGGTCGTGCCATCACCCTCCCCAGGAGGTCCTCCCGGAGGCGCAGGTGTGTCACTGGTGCAACCCAGGATGAGCACGGTCGTGAGGACCAGTGACCGCCATTTTTCTCTGAGCGTAAGAGTCGTCATTGTGCCCAAAAGAGCAAGCGTTGGACCAAGGGCATGACACAGGGATTCTCCTGCGGGGATGACCTCCGCACATCGCGAGGCGTCGGGAACCTGTGGTGGACAGCACCCACTGCTCTGTGGGGCAGTGCCCCCGAAGAGGGAAGACCGGCGGCGGCGCTGTTCCGCCTGGCGAACGAGACCTTCAGCACGGGCAGGCTCGCCAGCACGTCGTCCCGCGAGGTCATCCGCGTGGACAGGAGGACTCGAGCATCCGGAATGCCTTCGGCGCGACCCAGGACGGCGTGGCGGCGATGCTGACCGGCTTCGCCTTCGAACCCCCCAACCATGCGCGTTCGCTGCTCCAGCGCACGCGCATGCGACCAACGAGTGTCACCGCAGACCCATCACAAACGTCCACCACGACTGCAATGGAAACAAAACCTCTCAAGAGTGGACATGAGGTCGACCGGGTCCCGCGAGGCGACCGGCGTCGACTGACGCCAGGAGATGCCGCCCCCACACGTCTGTTATGCTATTCCGAATGCAGCTCCGTTTCCCGTTTGCGTGGGAACCCGAAAGGAAGCCATGCCAGTGATGCCTGTAGGGCTGTCCGGCCGCGCGCCAGTGGGCCTGCTGATGTGTCTGTTATGGGTGGCTGGCTGCTCCGGCCCGGTGCTGGAGAAGGACGACACGGCCGCCCCAGGGACGGCCCACGCGGCCGTGGCCTCACCAGTCTGGAAGATGGCGCGGGCCGGCCGTCTCCATTCGGTGGGCCTCAAGCTGGATGGAACGGTGTGGACCTGGGGGTACAACGCCCAAGGTCAGCTCGGGGATGGCACCACCTTCCGCCGGCTCGCGCCCGTGCGCGTCACGGGACTCACGTCCATGGTGTCCGTGGCGGCGGGGCGCTCCCATTCCCTGGCGCTCAAGTCGGACGGCACGGTGTGGACCTGGGGGCTCAACGCCCAAGGTCAGCTCGGGGACGGCACCACCCTCCAGCGGCTGAGGCCCGTGAAGGTGTCGGGCCTCACGGGCGTCACGTCCGTGGTGGCGGGCGACGAGCACTCCCTGGCGCTCAAGTCGGACGGGACGGTGTGGGCCTGGGGATACAGCTCTGATGGCCTTGGCGATGGCACGTCGCTGCGGCGCTTGACGCCCGTCCAGGTGGTGGGGCTCACGCGCGTGGTGGAGCTGTCCGCGGCGAGCAGCTCCTCCATGGCGGTCGATGAGGATGGCGCGGCGTGGGGATGGGGCTACAACGGTACGGGCCTGCTCTGTAGCGGCACGACCACCCGGCAACTGGTGCCCGTGAAGGTCTCGAGCCTCGCCTCCGTGGTGGCCGTGGCCTTGAAAAGCAGCAACGCCTTCCTGCTCAAGGACGATGGCACCGTCTGGGGCTGCGGCACGAACTTCTCCGGGGAGCTGGGCGATGGCACCACCACCCGGCGCCTGACGCCCGCGCAGGTGCTGGGGCTCTCGGAGGTCGTGCGCCTGGGCGCGGGCAGCAATCACGCGCTGGCGGCCACGCAGGATGGCCGCCACTGGGCGTGGGGCTCGAACAGTTGGGGACAGCTCGGCGACGGGACGACGACCTTCCGGCCCCTGCCGGTTCCCATCCAGGGCCCCTCCGGCGCGAGCTTCCTGTCGGGAGGAGAGTCCCATTCCCTGGCGGTCCAGCCCGATGGGACGCTGTGGGTCTGGGGGAACAACTACTCGGGCCAGTTGGGCGATGGGGTCCCCACCGACTTCCTGAGCCCCGCGCCCTCGCTCTTCACGGGGGCGTCCATCGCGGGTGGGGGACACCATTCCGTGGGCCTGAAGTCGGACGGAACCGTCTGGACGTGGGGCTTGAATACCTCCGGTCAACTGGGCGATGGGACCACCGCCACCACTCCACGGACGGTGCCTTCGCAGGTGCCGGGGCTCTCGAACGTCACCCTCATCGCGGCGGGCTCGGAGCGGTCCATGGTGGTCCTCGCCGACGGCACCCTGTGGTCCTGGGGGAGCAACACGGAGGGCGAGCTGGGGGATGGCACCACCACGACGCGCTCCTCCCCCGTCCAGGCCGTGGGCCTCACGAACATCGTCGCGGTGTCAGGCAGGAGCGGTCACACGCTGGCGCTCAAGGATGACGGCACCGTGTGGGCGTGGGGCGCGAACGGCCACGGCCAGCTCGGTGACGGCACGACGACCTGGCGGTCGACTCCGGCGCAGGTCCCCGGGCTCACCGGAGTCATCGCCGTGGCGGCGGGCGGCCTCTTCTCCGTGGCGCTCAAGGCCGATGGCACCGTCTGGACCTGGGGCACCAACTACCAGGGCAAGCTCGGCGACGGCACCACCACCTCTCGCTCCACGCCTGGACAGGTGCCAGGGCTCACCTCCGTCGTCTCCGTGTCGGCGGGGCTTGGATACACGGTGGCGCGCAAGTCCAACGGCACGGTGTGGGGCTGGGGCGAGAACTATTATGGCCAGCTCGGTGACGGCACCGCCGCCTGGTCGTC
Coding sequences within it:
- a CDS encoding exo-rhamnogalacturonan lyase family protein, with amino-acid sequence MTLTRLGSGTITSNPAGISCGGTCLASFAKGSTVTLTAMPDSGYSFGGWSGGGCTGTAACTTTLDVDTTVQGSFTPVTVAGTQYIALSLASGPVSDKAPLRTGVPLPKGALSSLAELRLETGDGSQEVPAQFDAISRWPDGSIKVALVHLVADLGAARAYRVAYGPGVVRAALPRNVAISGTPSTELTVDTGLVKFAVNNKGVLTRLWRDTNANGAFEAGEQLFNGGDLFMVNAYDNQEYTAGAATDAVVTVEETGPLRAVIKAQGSLTNAAGAKLIKFLVRYYAHQGSDKVDLEVTVIDDRLEPNVQTNPTSFAIAAKALGLRWTYLSDSAADYRFGGESGAAHGAKVSGEHSLLQKGEFTFDNGVDLGHTFNYSGVGTGAKAAGWVALDSGSRHLALMVRDFWQQFPGELSVNGNTLTASLFPARGGSAETSQPALSGTRYHRAQSLYFARQGGAKTYQLRLASSTALPTTSALHAANDSYQRHRLELTATPAWYTASGVFGDLTPTPQLSSNKGYDNVLMRDIYERSIEQSDGNATMFGWRDYGDRLRAGWALQTNGVYVPSFYNDTHVGANNFLTQFLRSGDARWFQLGEISTRHFMDIDVSHGPRAGYWSTGNTPQPAGEVHAINHENIDHQVRNLHWGHAHVSGLSNLYLLTGDKRSLDVLTEIAQWWKFVSPHFFKRPFKFTDRHREAERDYGWPLYVMNEYVRVTGDATYHKDVAGNLAAYLIEWFRTPSNHVGYDPATNTVSNTVLGVNDAAQGTGYWTMTKMDNNAGFNATGTNPWMAGAFMGNLIKFHQADLEFAAAGKPSGVSHAQMVDMLLQGMNYVVKYGYDSNRKFFVYSEAQRGYDGGDHHILYPLAYLDRLYKQELAAGRIANPAWFDTQSTWGPLATRRHDELQNQTVGSFTQSYGFYGYEIVYPADFFTVMKATVGP
- a CDS encoding RCC1 domain-containing protein, encoding MPVMPVGLSGRAPVGLLMCLLWVAGCSGPVLEKDDTAAPGTAHAAVASPVWKMARAGRLHSVGLKLDGTVWTWGYNAQGQLGDGTTFRRLAPVRVTGLTSMVSVAAGRSHSLALKSDGTVWTWGLNAQGQLGDGTTLQRLRPVKVSGLTGVTSVVAGDEHSLALKSDGTVWAWGYSSDGLGDGTSLRRLTPVQVVGLTRVVELSAASSSSMAVDEDGAAWGWGYNGTGLLCSGTTTRQLVPVKVSSLASVVAVALKSSNAFLLKDDGTVWGCGTNFSGELGDGTTTRRLTPAQVLGLSEVVRLGAGSNHALAATQDGRHWAWGSNSWGQLGDGTTTFRPLPVPIQGPSGASFLSGGESHSLAVQPDGTLWVWGNNYSGQLGDGVPTDFLSPAPSLFTGASIAGGGHHSVGLKSDGTVWTWGLNTSGQLGDGTTATTPRTVPSQVPGLSNVTLIAAGSERSMVVLADGTLWSWGSNTEGELGDGTTTTRSSPVQAVGLTNIVAVSGRSGHTLALKDDGTVWAWGANGHGQLGDGTTTWRSTPAQVPGLTGVIAVAAGGLFSVALKADGTVWTWGTNYQGKLGDGTTTSRSTPGQVPGLTSVVSVSAGLGYTVARKSNGTVWGWGENYYGQLGDGTAAWSSSPVQALNFTDCVEVVTGNSHTLARQSDGTVWSWGYNASGQLGDGFTTSQSAPAQVPDIIDATALGAGDYHSIAFRANDILWGWGSNSSGQLGTGTEEIRMVPYAL